The segment ATCGCCTCGGTCAGGGTTTCTATTATTTTGGGATCACAGCCAAAGCCTTCTTTGAAAACTATGTCGTCGAGGGCGCCCTGTAGAATTCCTCTTGCTTGAAGAGGGGCTTGATTGATAATCCTTCTTATCCCGCTCAGCGCATCCTGGGTAAGGTTGTAGTCTCCAATTGAAGAAAGCTGTCTTACGGACATCACCAAGGCGAAAATTTCGTTCAGGGTCAGATCGTAGATGTTGATGAGGGAGTCTTGCTCTATAATCAAGGATTTCTTCTTGGGGGAGTAGGTAAACTTGAACCCCAGTTTCTCAAGGAGTGTTTTATCTTTGTAAAACTGTTGTTTAGATATACCCAGGGCTTTATAAAGCTCCTTGGGCTGGCGTTTAGGATTCGATTTAATTTCGTGACAGATTTGAATTAACCTTAGGGGCCTCAACCCTTGCATAACCAGATTTTAGTATTTGCAAGAGGGGTTTGCAACCGCTAATTTGGCCCCGGTCAACGGCAGGGTTGACTACATTCGTCACAGTTGGTTCTTCTTGTTGGCGTGTTAGCTTGTTTACGTAGACAGCCCGCCAACAGGCAGCTCCGCAAACACACACCCCTAAATCCCCTCATTCGGCGAGGCTCAGGGCAGGTCTAAAGAGGGGACTAGGGTCAAACCCGCAAACAGGTAAGCCCGCAAACCCGCCAACTTTACAAATTCTCCTTGATAGCTCATACGTTAAATGGGATAATAATCCTGTTAAATGAGAGGTGAGGTTGTTACCTGGCGTTGTTAGTTAAAGTTATACCGCTGCGACCATCTCAGAGAATAAGGAGGAAGTAAATGCAAAAAAGGATTAAAACAATATTGTCGAAGCACTTTTTGTTTGACGGCCTCGGCCAAAAGCACCTCGACCTAATCGTCGGATGCGCCTCTAACGTAAAGTTCGACACCAAGGATTTTATATTTCGGGAAGGCCAGGAAGCCGACCGTTTTTACATAATCCGGGAGGGTAGGGTGGCCCTGGAATCGGTCCTGGCACCGGACAGGGAACCATTAACCATCCAGATTCTGGACGAAGACGACGTGCTGGGCTGGTCTTGGCTCTTTCCACCTTATCGCTGGCGTTTCGACGCCAAAGCTATTGTACCCACTCAGGCTATTATGCTCGATGGAAAATTCCTCCGGAAAAAATGCGAAGAAGACCATGACCTGGGCTACGAGCTGATGAAGCGGTTTGCTTACGTCATCCAGCAGAGGCTTCAAGCGGTAAGGTTGCAAAATCCGAACATGTATGCGGTGCATGGCTGAGCAGGAGAGGGTACTGTATTGAGCGGTGTTCATCATAACTCATGACGAAAAGGGGGCGACCCGGTGGCTAAGGTCAGCGTGGAGGGCAAATCGGAAAGCAGTGAAGCATTCATTTTTAACGTCGAAGTAGTGGAAGGGGACAGCAAAACAGTTCACACCGTAGAGGTGGACAGGACCTATTATGAAAGGCTAACCGGCGGGAAGGTGACACCGGCCGAACTGGTGGAAAAATCCTTCTCATTTCTACTCAGGAGGGAACCCAAAGAATCCATCCTGAGAAGATTCAATCTGGAAAAAATAGCTTACTACTTCCCCGAATATGAAGAGGATATAAAAAATTACCTCTGATAAGGAGATTCTTTAATGAGAGGAATAAAGAAGTTTTTTTACATAATCATCATTGCGCTGGTCCTCGGGACGATCTTTTACATCATCCCTCAATTTGAATGGCATTCTCCTACCGTCGACATAAAGCTCGACACCGAGTACGTGGGGCTTCGCCCCTTCGACGTGGAGATAAGGGACCGGGGTAAGGGGCTCAAGAAGGTTTCCATCGTCCTTGCCGACCAGCACGGCGAATCCCCTCTTTTTGACAAAGAGTACGATTCAACGGTCAACGAGGAAAAAGTCCAGATAAAGCTCGACCCCAAAAAACTGGGCATAAAGGGAGGCCCGGCCGAAATTAGGGTTATGGCCGAGGACCGGTCCCGCCTCAAGCTTTTTGTGGGAAATAAGACCACGGCAGTCAAGAAGGTGACCATAGATGTCACCCCTCCCCGGATAGAGGTGTTAAGCCGGGAACATTACATAAACCACGGCGGCTCCGGTTTGGTCATTTATAAGTCGTCCGAGGATACGGCTAAGAGCGGGGTCAAGGTCGGGAATTATTTTTTCCCCGGGAAGAAGGGCTACTTTCAGGACCCGGAAGTCTATATGGCCTTTTTTGCCTATCCCTATAACCTGGGCGCTGATGAAAATATAATGGTCATGGCGGAGGATGCGGCGGGTAATTCCAGAGAAACCAGTTTTTTTTACAGGGTGAAATACGTTCCTTACAGAAAAAGCACGCTGGATATAGGAGATGACTTCATCGACCGGAAGATGGTTCCGATACTGGGCGAGGAATACTCGCCGGGTACCGCCTTAAAGGAGGTTTTCCTCAAGGTCAATAGCGACTTGAGAAAGAAGAACGACGCCCAGATCAAGAGAATAGGGGAGAAGTCTCAAGGCCAAATACTTTGGAACGGAGCATTCCATCAACTGACCAACTCTAAGGTGGAGGCTAACTTTGCCGATGCCCGAACGTACATTTATCAGGGCGAGGAAATAGACCATCAGTATCATCTGGGCTACGACCTGGCCGTGACCAGGAGGTATCCGGTGGAGGCGGCTAATGATGGGGTAGTGGTGTTTGCCGGCGACCTGGGGATTTACGGAAACGCAGTCATAATCGACCACGGCTACGGGCTAAATTCCCTTTATGGACACCTTAGTACCATCGAGGTTAACGTCGGAGACATGATCCAAAAAAAGCAGATAATCGGCCGGACCGGCGAAACCGGCTTGGCCGCGGGCGACCATCTGCATTACGGCGTCTATATCTACGGTGTTCCCGTCCGTCCGGTGGAGTGGTGGGATGAGAAGTGGATAAACGATAACATCATGAACAAGATAAACGAGGTGAAGGTTGAGTTTGGTGCAGGGGCAAAACAAACCAGCACCTCAGCTGGCAACGAACCGGAAAAGGCTAAGAATTAATGCGTAAAAAAATAAGCTAGATGCACACTATAACTGTTGATTCAATAATTTCCTTCAACAATTCTTCCCTTGATGGGGAATGATCTTTGATGTTCGGTGGATCTGAGGTATCCCCGATCCAGTCAGATATCAAACTTGTCGTAAGCGGAGTCTAAGGAACTCCGTTGGAATGACCGGTTTGTTAATTGTTTTTTCCAGCGGATGCAATTCCGCTCATCCTGAGCAGGGTCGAAGGATGATTTAAAGCAAAAGGTGTTCGCCCTTCGACTAGGCTAAGGACGAACGCTGGGATTATTGAATGGTTTTACTCTCATCTAGTTATGTTGAAGAAACAGAGGTTTTTAGGAAACTATCTGGATCAAATGGAAATAAGAAGTTAGGGTGGTAGAATCATGTTTTCACCCTACCATGAATCCCCTCCAATCAATGGAGGGGAATTATAGAATACCTTCGGCTGCCGTGGGGTGCCTCATTAAATGTAAGGAACGCATATATGCGTTCCTTACTACAATAAAAAAAATGATATACGCACCCATGAAATTTATTTTGCAGGCAATGCGTGACTACCAATGGCATATAAGATCGCTTAAATATGGAAATACTGTGGGTTGTGGGCCATTGTGATTATGGATCTAATAACCTTCTTCCTGCAATAACAAAATGATTATCTACGGAAAGAATCCGGTGATCGAGGCTCTCTTGGGGATGCCGTCCAAGGTAGAAGAGGTTTTAATCTCTCAAGAGGGAAAAGGGGAAAGGTATTCAGAAATCATAAAACTGGCCCGGGAGAACAAGGTAAAAATCTCGTTCCTACCCCAAAAAGCCTTGTCCAAAATCTCGGACACACCGGGTCATCAAGGGGTCCTAGCCAGGATTCGAGACTTTGAGTACGCGCCTCTTGACCAAATCCTCGGTAGAGCAAAAGGGAAAGGGGAAAAGCCTCTTCTCTTGATACTGGACCACATAGAAGACCCCCAGAATCTCGGGGCGATGATAAGAACGGTCAATGTCCTGGGGGCACACGGCGTTGTAATTCCCAAGGACCGGTCGGCTTCGGTAACCCCTGCCGTGATAAAAGCCTCCGCCGGGGCTACCAGTTTTATTCCGGTTGCCCGGGTGATAAACATCGTCTCGGTGATGAAAGAACTCAAGAAAAATGGGCTCTGGATAGTGGGCGCAGACCAATCGGCTCCTAAAGCGGTTTTTGAGGAGAATTTGGGAAAGCTGGATTTGGCCCTGGTAATCGGAAGCGAGGGCAAGGGGTTGGGAAGGCTGGTGAGGGAGGAGTGCGATTTCCTTGTATCCATCCCTGGTGTGGGAGAGGTATCCTCCCTAAACGCCTCGGTCGCCGCCGGGATAATCATCTATGAGGTGATGAGGCAGAGGAGGTCAATTCAAAATATTAGCCAGGAATGAGCACAAGTAAATTCTGTTACCGAGATAGCGTGTTTGCGTGTTAACTCGTCAACTCGTGAACACTTAAACATTTGCATCAAGTTGTGGCCTGATAAATAAGCCTTTTAAATTCATCCTCATCCAAAATTTTTATCCCCAGCGACCGGGCCTTGTCCAGCTTCGTGCCGGGGTCGTCTCCGGCCACGACGTAGGTAGTCTTTTTGGTTACCGAAGAGGAAACAACACCGCCATGCTCCTCCACCAGTCTCTTTGCCTCGTCCCGGGTAAATGACTTGAGGGCGCCGGTGAAGACAAAGGTTTGCCCCTTCAGTTTGTCGCTCTTTTTAACCGAAGCCTTATATTCGATATTAACGCCTGAAGAAAGAATTTTTTTCATGGTCTCTCTATTCTTTCTTTCTCTGAAAAACCGGGTGATGCTCTTTGCCACCTCTGGTCCTACGGTGGGTATATCCATTAACCTTTCTTCTGTAGCCCCGGCCAAATCGTCGATATCGGTGAAATTCTCGGCTAGTATTTGAGCCATCCTCTCGCCAACGTGGCGGATGCTCAGGGCATTTATGAAACGGTCAAACGGAATCTTTTTACTCTTCTCTATTTCCTCTTCCAGGTTAGACGCCGATTTGTCGGCGAACCTCTCCAGGTTAACCAGGTCGCTCTTCTTGAGGTAAAAAACATCGGAGAGGTCTTTGAGTAGCCCTTCCTTCATCAGTTGGTCTACTATCTTTTCTCCGAGTCCCCGGATATCGAATGCCCTTCTCGATGCCAGGTGCTTTATTCTTCCCTTCAACTGGGCCGGGCAGGAAAGATT is part of the Thermodesulfobacteriota bacterium genome and harbors:
- a CDS encoding M23 family metallopeptidase, which produces MRGIKKFFYIIIIALVLGTIFYIIPQFEWHSPTVDIKLDTEYVGLRPFDVEIRDRGKGLKKVSIVLADQHGESPLFDKEYDSTVNEEKVQIKLDPKKLGIKGGPAEIRVMAEDRSRLKLFVGNKTTAVKKVTIDVTPPRIEVLSREHYINHGGSGLVIYKSSEDTAKSGVKVGNYFFPGKKGYFQDPEVYMAFFAYPYNLGADENIMVMAEDAAGNSRETSFFYRVKYVPYRKSTLDIGDDFIDRKMVPILGEEYSPGTALKEVFLKVNSDLRKKNDAQIKRIGEKSQGQILWNGAFHQLTNSKVEANFADARTYIYQGEEIDHQYHLGYDLAVTRRYPVEAANDGVVVFAGDLGIYGNAVIIDHGYGLNSLYGHLSTIEVNVGDMIQKKQIIGRTGETGLAAGDHLHYGVYIYGVPVRPVEWWDEKWINDNIMNKINEVKVEFGAGAKQTSTSAGNEPEKAKN
- a CDS encoding cyclic nucleotide-binding domain-containing protein, translating into MQKRIKTILSKHFLFDGLGQKHLDLIVGCASNVKFDTKDFIFREGQEADRFYIIREGRVALESVLAPDREPLTIQILDEDDVLGWSWLFPPYRWRFDAKAIVPTQAIMLDGKFLRKKCEEDHDLGYELMKRFAYVIQQRLQAVRLQNPNMYAVHG
- the rlmB gene encoding 23S rRNA (guanosine(2251)-2'-O)-methyltransferase RlmB, with protein sequence MIIYGKNPVIEALLGMPSKVEEVLISQEGKGERYSEIIKLARENKVKISFLPQKALSKISDTPGHQGVLARIRDFEYAPLDQILGRAKGKGEKPLLLILDHIEDPQNLGAMIRTVNVLGAHGVVIPKDRSASVTPAVIKASAGATSFIPVARVINIVSVMKELKKNGLWIVGADQSAPKAVFEENLGKLDLALVIGSEGKGLGRLVREECDFLVSIPGVGEVSSLNASVAAGIIIYEVMRQRRSIQNISQE